A genomic stretch from Eubacterium sulci ATCC 35585 includes:
- a CDS encoding DNA topoisomerase I (catalyzes the ATP-dependent breakage of single-stranded DNA followed by passage and rejoining, maintains net negative superhelicity), which produces MAAVKSGKSKAKSPSSKSNKTLVIVESPSKAKTIGKYLGSRYNVIASVGHVRDLPKSKLGIDIDDNFEPQYISIRGKGDLIKSLKKEASKASKVYLATDPDREGEAISWHLAFLLGLDPEEACRIEFNEITKDTIKEAIKHPRKINMGLVDAQQARRVLDRLVGYQISPLLWRKVRKGLSAGRVQSAALKIICDREREIEKFEPKEFWNITAEFKKSKKFQAKLAEANGKKIVVENKAQNDNIIKELNSGEFIVSDVKEKIRMQKPYPPFTTSSLQQDAGNKLNFNAKKTMMIAQQLYEGVDVKGRGTTGLITYLRTDSVRVSDAAKQAAKDLIVSKFGAEYSANNVFSNKKKDIQDAHEAIRPAIIELEPELIKDSLTADQFKLYKLIWNRFMASQMSQSKSNSMQVNIANGIYGFKANGSELLFDGFRRLYNTADDEGAKLLPSLEKDEKLNAESLKGEQSFTQPPARYTEASLVKELEDKDIGRPSTYAPIVSTLTERKYVGREKKALKPTELGFLVNDLMEEYFKDIVDAGFTANMENRLDDVEVGSQKWKDLISEFYGPFKKELDIADSAIEKIVVEDVPTGELCELCGKPMVIKAGRFGDFIACSGYPECKNTKPIIKTIGVKCPNCGKDIVARKSKRGRLFYGCSGYPDCKTVFWNKPTDKRCPECNSILLEKKTKNKNFVCSNEKCGYTE; this is translated from the coding sequence ATGGCAGCTGTCAAATCAGGAAAGAGCAAAGCGAAATCACCGAGTTCAAAGAGCAACAAGACTCTAGTAATCGTGGAATCCCCGTCCAAGGCGAAGACAATAGGAAAATATTTAGGCAGCAGGTATAACGTAATTGCCTCGGTTGGCCATGTAAGAGATTTGCCAAAGAGCAAGCTTGGAATAGATATAGATGATAACTTTGAGCCTCAGTACATTTCTATAAGAGGAAAGGGTGACCTCATCAAGAGTCTTAAGAAAGAGGCTTCTAAGGCGAGCAAGGTTTATCTTGCAACTGACCCTGATAGAGAGGGAGAAGCTATATCTTGGCATTTAGCATTCCTTTTGGGTTTAGATCCAGAGGAAGCTTGCAGGATAGAATTCAATGAGATCACAAAAGACACTATAAAGGAAGCAATTAAACACCCACGTAAGATAAACATGGGTCTTGTTGATGCGCAGCAGGCAAGACGTGTTCTAGATAGACTTGTGGGATATCAGATTAGCCCGCTTCTTTGGAGGAAGGTAAGAAAGGGACTTTCCGCCGGAAGAGTTCAGTCTGCAGCCCTTAAGATAATCTGTGATAGAGAACGCGAGATAGAGAAATTTGAGCCAAAGGAATTCTGGAACATTACAGCTGAGTTCAAGAAGAGCAAGAAGTTTCAGGCAAAGCTTGCAGAGGCAAACGGTAAGAAAATCGTTGTAGAAAACAAAGCACAAAATGACAATATAATAAAGGAACTTAATTCGGGTGAGTTTATTGTATCTGATGTAAAGGAAAAGATAAGAATGCAAAAACCTTATCCTCCTTTTACAACAAGTAGCTTACAGCAGGATGCAGGAAACAAATTGAATTTCAATGCAAAGAAAACTATGATGATAGCACAGCAGCTATATGAGGGTGTAGATGTAAAAGGTAGAGGAACTACTGGTCTTATCACTTACCTTAGAACAGACTCTGTGCGTGTTTCTGATGCAGCAAAACAGGCAGCAAAGGATCTAATAGTATCAAAGTTTGGTGCTGAATACAGCGCAAACAATGTTTTCTCAAATAAGAAGAAAGACATACAGGATGCACACGAAGCAATTAGACCAGCAATCATAGAGCTTGAACCAGAACTTATCAAAGATTCACTTACAGCAGATCAGTTTAAGCTATACAAGCTAATCTGGAATAGATTCATGGCAAGCCAGATGTCACAGTCAAAGTCAAACAGCATGCAGGTAAACATTGCAAACGGAATCTACGGATTCAAGGCTAATGGATCTGAACTACTCTTTGATGGTTTCAGAAGACTATATAATACTGCAGATGATGAGGGAGCAAAGCTCCTCCCAAGCTTAGAGAAGGACGAAAAGCTTAATGCAGAAAGCCTAAAGGGAGAACAGTCGTTTACCCAGCCACCTGCAAGATATACTGAAGCCAGCCTTGTAAAAGAACTAGAAGATAAAGATATCGGACGTCCAAGTACATATGCACCTATAGTAAGCACTTTGACGGAGCGTAAGTATGTAGGAAGAGAAAAGAAGGCTCTTAAACCAACTGAACTAGGATTCCTCGTAAACGATTTGATGGAGGAATATTTCAAGGATATCGTCGATGCAGGCTTCACTGCTAATATGGAAAATCGTCTAGATGATGTTGAAGTTGGCAGTCAGAAGTGGAAGGATCTTATTTCTGAATTCTATGGTCCATTCAAAAAGGAACTTGATATTGCAGATAGTGCAATTGAAAAGATAGTAGTAGAAGATGTCCCAACAGGTGAACTATGCGAGCTTTGCGGAAAACCTATGGTTATAAAGGCGGGAAGATTCGGAGACTTTATCGCATGTAGCGGATATCCAGAATGTAAGAACACCAAGCCAATTATTAAGACAATTGGTGTAAAGTGTCCAAATTGTGGTAAAGATATAGTAGCGCGCAAAAGTAAGAGAGGTAGACTTTTCTACGGATGCAGCGGATACCCTGATTGCAAAACTGTATTTTGGAACAAACCAACAGATAAAAGATGTCCTGAATGCAATAGCATATTATTAGAAAAAAAGACAAAGAATAAAAATTTTGTTTGTTCGAACGAAAAGTGTGGGTATACAGAATAG
- a CDS encoding peptidase: MDMVEFHATTICAVRRGPDDIAIGGDGQVTMGQTAIMKNGAKKVKKIYNNQVLTGFAGSVADAFSLTEKFEKKLEEHSGNLKRAAVDLAQMWRSDRGMRNLEALMIVVDKDDMLVISGTGEVIAPDQDFVAIGSGGNFAYSAANALFNHTDMSAAEVVEESLKIASSICVYTNDNISVERL; the protein is encoded by the coding sequence ATTGACATGGTCGAATTCCACGCAACAACAATTTGCGCAGTAAGAAGAGGTCCAGATGACATAGCCATCGGTGGAGATGGACAGGTTACTATGGGCCAAACAGCGATAATGAAGAACGGTGCTAAGAAGGTAAAGAAAATATATAACAACCAGGTTTTAACAGGATTTGCAGGTTCTGTTGCCGATGCTTTTTCATTAACTGAGAAGTTTGAGAAGAAGCTTGAGGAGCACAGTGGAAACCTAAAAAGAGCAGCTGTAGACCTCGCTCAGATGTGGCGTTCTGACAGAGGTATGCGTAATCTTGAGGCTCTTATGATTGTCGTTGATAAGGATGACATGTTGGTAATTTCCGGCACGGGTGAAGTTATTGCACCTGATCAAGATTTTGTAGCTATCGGATCTGGTGGCAACTTTGCGTATTCAGCAGCAAATGCTTTGTTCAATCATACAGATATGAGCGCAGCAGAGGTTGTTGAGGAATCGCTGAAGATTGCTTCTTCGATTTGTGTATACACTAATGACAATATTAGTGTTGAGAGACTTTAG
- a CDS encoding ATP-dependent protease, which translates to MTPKEIVAELDKYIIGQDRAKRSVAIALRNRYRRNLLSEEMREEITPKNILMIGPTGCGKTEIARRLAKLMDAPFVKVEATKFTEVGYVGRDVDSMVRDLVESSIRITKQSRLKEKYDIADKIAEDKIVEAMVPGKKKKEATKQPQNPFEMLMNTAYGQKKEDEPEQEATTDVAMAREQVRHQLRQGLLEDQYVDIEVIDAPKGNQLDMSNEGMSIAIGNIFGDMMPNKTRTKHVRVSEARKILREQEAQNLLDMEQVTDDAIENAEQNGIIFIDEIDKIASGAEFTSGASVSREGVQRDILPIVEGSVVNTKYGPVKTDHILFIGAGAFHVSKPTDLIPELQGRFPIRVELENLTTEIFRKILTVPENAIIKQNQELMATEKIKLEFSEDAIDEIAEMSYLMNEQAENIGARRLYTVMEKLLEDISFDIPETNGEPIVIDKNYVISKFNDTVHKDDIDKYIL; encoded by the coding sequence ATGACTCCGAAGGAAATCGTTGCAGAACTCGATAAGTATATAATCGGTCAGGATAGAGCAAAGCGCTCTGTAGCGATTGCGCTGAGAAATAGATATAGAAGAAATCTTCTTTCCGAAGAAATGAGAGAAGAAATTACACCTAAGAACATTTTGATGATAGGACCTACAGGCTGTGGTAAGACAGAGATAGCAAGAAGACTTGCTAAGCTCATGGATGCACCTTTTGTAAAGGTAGAGGCAACAAAGTTCACCGAAGTCGGATATGTAGGAAGAGATGTCGATTCCATGGTGAGAGATCTCGTAGAGAGCTCCATCAGAATTACTAAGCAGTCAAGACTTAAGGAAAAGTACGACATTGCAGATAAAATTGCCGAAGATAAGATAGTTGAGGCTATGGTTCCTGGCAAGAAAAAGAAAGAAGCAACAAAGCAACCTCAGAATCCTTTTGAGATGCTAATGAATACAGCATACGGACAGAAGAAGGAAGATGAGCCTGAGCAGGAAGCTACTACAGATGTAGCAATGGCTAGAGAGCAGGTTAGACATCAGCTAAGACAGGGACTTCTCGAAGATCAGTATGTCGACATAGAAGTAATTGATGCTCCAAAGGGAAATCAGCTTGACATGAGTAACGAAGGCATGAGCATTGCAATCGGAAATATCTTTGGGGATATGATGCCTAATAAGACGAGAACAAAACATGTACGTGTCAGTGAAGCACGCAAGATTCTCAGAGAGCAGGAAGCTCAGAACCTGCTTGATATGGAACAGGTAACAGATGACGCTATAGAAAATGCTGAGCAAAACGGAATAATATTTATCGATGAAATTGATAAGATAGCTTCTGGAGCTGAGTTTACAAGTGGAGCATCTGTTTCAAGAGAAGGTGTTCAGAGAGATATACTTCCAATTGTAGAAGGAAGCGTAGTAAATACAAAGTACGGACCGGTTAAGACGGATCACATTTTGTTCATAGGGGCAGGTGCCTTCCATGTATCAAAGCCAACTGATCTAATTCCAGAACTACAGGGACGTTTCCCAATCAGAGTGGAGTTAGAGAACTTGACCACAGAAATCTTCAGAAAAATTCTAACTGTACCGGAAAATGCTATCATTAAACAAAATCAAGAATTAATGGCAACCGAGAAAATAAAATTGGAATTTTCAGAAGATGCTATTGACGAAATCGCCGAAATGTCGTATCTTATGAATGAACAGGCAGAAAATATTGGTGCCAGACGACTATATACAGTAATGGAGAAGCTTTTAGAGGACATTTCATTCGATATTCCAGAAACTAACGGTGAGCCAATTGTGATAGATAAGAATTATGTCATAAGTAAGTTTAATGATACAGTTCATAAAGATGATATTGATAAATATATATTATAA
- a CDS encoding thymidine kinase (catalyzes the formation of thymidine 5'-phosphate from thymidine), which produces MAQLYYRYSTMNAGKSIELIKVAYNYDERGKNVMTLVPSVDDRYGQGVITSRIGVQREATIVNDDTNILELFISENEKHKIDCVLIDECQFLKKHHVLELVEIVDSFDVPVLAYGLKNDFRNEMFEGSYYLLIYADKIEEIKTICWCGRKATMVARVVDGKIVKHGRQVMVGGNEMYVSLCRKHYNDGRLSDKN; this is translated from the coding sequence ATGGCACAATTATATTATAGATATAGCACCATGAATGCAGGCAAATCGATTGAACTTATCAAAGTTGCATATAACTACGATGAGCGCGGAAAGAATGTAATGACTCTTGTTCCATCAGTAGATGATAGATATGGACAGGGCGTTATCACTTCGAGGATTGGTGTACAGAGAGAAGCGACAATTGTTAATGATGATACAAATATCTTGGAACTTTTCATATCAGAAAATGAGAAACATAAGATAGACTGTGTTCTTATTGATGAGTGTCAGTTTTTGAAGAAACATCATGTACTAGAGCTCGTTGAGATAGTGGATAGCTTTGATGTACCAGTACTTGCATATGGACTAAAGAATGATTTCAGAAACGAGATGTTTGAAGGATCATATTATTTACTAATATACGCAGACAAGATAGAGGAAATTAAGACTATTTGTTGGTGTGGACGCAAGGCGACAATGGTTGCCAGAGTCGTAGATGGCAAAATAGTTAAGCATGGCAGACAGGTTATGGTTGGTGGAAATGAGATGTATGTTTCGCTTTGCAGGAAGCACTATAACGATGGACGGCTTAGTGACAAAAATTAA